The Rhizoctonia solani chromosome 14, complete sequence genome has a segment encoding these proteins:
- a CDS encoding Retrotransposable element Tf2 protein: protein MEPEPSPTALLKAITALTATVGSLQDQIRAQSQQITELRAICKETADLLGDKDQGAPQTKPGPLTGPVTPPTHTGGEAHTPGTVRPGLKAPFRPSRGTGFDSKEDKEPRHPKKEPQGTPRRHLGSLTPFDAGSSVKRPKMDLPDPYKGDTRGCKATQWLDRMMLWVALHRDQFDEEEQMVVWILYHMTNKAADWALPIIGAIIKGKGNPPTTIQALTGKFKEAFADPDAKRAAARKIAALSQTTTTSEYVTEFRNLMAELDWNEEAYIAQFMQGLHWKVKELLSTKDSVPDKLEANFAASIKIDNICRKNEENRPKKAPAKSLVTATTTSTTTTQRVRLSEDPNYVTPEERDRCRASGLCVKCGQKGHGIKQCPNGWKATIKEVAKPPTKKMDNLDSVEFVSLALDSNKKPLLFIDLYVQKFPAEPLKTLIDSGATSNFISPLIVEKYKIPKTQLKNPRVVRMLDGTISQTGCIWHQVQLAVLANGHPHTIPFLVCPIGNTPAILGMTWLTAEAPLIDWQQGLVTFPEQVQIASEEEADSDPLADLPPQYHEFAKVFGKEEFKVLPPHREYDISIDLVPDTKLTPGPIYGMTDAESKALKQHINKELAMGKICPSTSSAGAPVMFVKKADGSLRLVVDYRKLNDVTHKNVYPLPRQDNLMAKLRHAKVFTKLDLRWGYNNVWIKEGNEWKTAFRTKYGLFEYLVMPFGLTNAPATFQHFMNDLFRDLIDVTVVIYLDDILIFSEDPKDHPTHVREVLSRLLRNQLFCKLSKCHFHVTTVDYLGIVISPAGFSMDQKKIEAVTSWPQPRTVKQVQAFLGFVNYLRRFIPNFSLVARPLHNLTRKESPWSWGNQEEEAFEELKTLVTRSPVLIHSNPALPYYLETDALGVAMGAILSQRGSDNRLHPIAYMSKSFSGAKANYNTHDKELLAIIKALEEWRIFLEATNKPVQVFTDHRNLEYWMQARTFNRQHARWRIFLSDFNFKIHYRPGKQSGKPDALSRRSNYVDIPPEPEVMLPAEVFANTSEEEVEIITEICSKLREDPSLEPIIKFLTKDANNAPPTIRKAYQDYDWEEDLLWYHGKLVVPDSEPIKERLMREFHDSPLAGHPGQQRTLELVSRTYWWPGMKSSAKEWVECCPVCQANQQAHAPVIALKPLEVPPFPFHTISYDFITGFPKSNRHNAILVVIDSFSKFGHFIPTSKKVTAKGLADLFVSHVWKLHGLPIRTILDRGTTFTGKFLRALYQRLGIKPLFSSAYHPESDGQTERVNQFIKFYLRSYVTADHLDWSTWLPLAEYAYNNAKHASTGKTPFELVYGKNPVMNPSNVPSNVPEADQLADTLANKWKEAKSALRMSKEKMVRDKGTIPTYLIGEKVWLNGKNVELRTNSNKLDPKRLGPFEVLEKISSHAYCLKLPETLKIHNVFYVGLLSKVHESPSQPFPERPPPETIKGEEEYEVEQIIDSKRQQGKWFYLIKWKGYGPEDNSWEPEELLEHSQEEIQRFNKSQLKKACDSAKSL, encoded by the exons CACACaggaggagaagcccacactccaggcacggttagacctgggctcaaggccccattcaggccatcaagaggaacgggatTTGATTCCAAGGAAGACAAAGAACCAAGGcaccccaaaaaggagcctcaaggaacgcctagaaggcacctTGGGtcacttaccccctttgatgctgggtccagcgtaaagagacccaagatggacctccctgacccatacaagggagacaccaggggctgcaaagccacccaatggctggatagaatgatgctctgggtagccctccaccgggaccaatttgatgaggaggagcagatggttgtgtggatcctttaccacatgaccaATAAGGCCGCagactgggcgctccccattattggggcaatcatcaagggcaaaggaaacccccctaccaccatccaggccctaacgggcaaattcaaggaggcgttTGCTgatccagatgccaagagggctgctgccaggaaaattgcggcactctcccaaaccaccacaacctctgagtacgtcacagagttccgcaatctcatggcggaattagactggaatgAGGAAGCCTACATCGCGCAGTTCatgcaaggcctccactggaaagtgAAGGAATTGCTATCAACCAAAGATAGCGTTCCTGACAAACTTGAAGCAAATTTTGCGGCTTCcataaaaattgacaacatttgccgcaaaaatgaggagaaccgcccaaagaaggcgcccgccaagtccctggtcactgcaaccaccacctccactaccaccactcaacgggtccgactatcagaggaccccaattacgttaccccggaggaaagggaccgttgccgcgcgtctggcctttgtgtcaagtgcggtcaaaaggggcatggcatcaaacagtgccctaatggttggaaggcaactATCAAGGAAGTTGCCAAG cccccaaccAAAAAAATGGACAATCTAGATAGTGtagaatttgtatctcttgctctagactcaaataaaaaacctctATTATTCATTgatctatatgtccaaaaattcccggcagaacccctcaaaaccctcattgactccggagccacatcaaatttcatttcccccttgattgtggaaaaatataaaataccaaaaacccaactcaaaaacccacgagttgtgagaatgttagatggtacaatttcacagactggttgcatatggcaccaggttcaacttgcggtcttggccaatggccacccccacactattcctttccttgtttgccccataggcaacacaccggctattctaggcatgacatggttaacagcagaagctcctttgattgattggcaacagggactagtcaccttccctgaacaagttcaaattgcctctgaagaagaagcggactcagaccctttagcagacctcccccctcagtaccatgagtttgctaaagtctttggcaaagaagaatttaaggtcctccctccacatagggagtatgacatctctatagaccttgtcccggACACCAAACTGAcccctggccccatatacggcatgacGGATGCGGAATCTAAGGCGTTGAAACAACACATCAACAAGGAATTGGCAATGGGCAAGATTTGCCCCAGCACCTCATCTGCCGGCGctcccgtcatgtttgtaaagaaggcagatggctcACTAAGATTGGTAGTTGACTATAGGAAGCTAAATGACGTCACGCACAAGAACGTTTATCCGCTCCCTaggcaggacaacctcatggctaaactcaGACACGCCAAAGTATTCACCAAATtggacttacgctggggatacaataatgtttggatcaaggaaggcaatgaatggaaaacagccttcagaaccaaatatggcctatttgaatacttagtcatgccatttggtctcacaaacgcccctgccactttccaacatttcatgaatgacctattcagggacctcattgatgtcactgtggttatttacttggatgacatactgatcttctcagaagaccccaaagaccacccaacccatgtaAGGGAAGTCCTGTCACGGCTACTAAggaaccaactgttctgtaaactctccaagtgtcaCTTTCACGTCACCACAGTAGACTATttgggcattgtcatatcccctgctggcttctccatggaccagaagaagattgaagcAGTCACATCTTGGCCACAGCCcagaacggtcaaacaggtccaggctttcttagggtttgtcaactacctccgccggttcatccccaatttcagcttggtagcacgccccctccacaaTCTCACAAGGAAGGAATCCCCATGGTCTTGGGGGAACCAGGAAGAAGAGGCGTTTGAGGAATTAAAGACCCTAGTCACCAGGTCCCCGGTCCTAATACACTCCAACCCAGCACTGCCTTATTATTTAGAGACAGATGCATTGGGAGTTGCCATGGGAGCTATTCTAAGTCAAAGAGGATCAGATAACCGGTTGCACcccattgcctatatgtcaaaatccttctcaggtgccaaagccaactacaacacccatgacaaagaGCTTCTGGCAATTATCAAGGCTTTAGAGGAATGGCGCATTTTCTTGGAGGCAACCAATAAACCGGTACAAGTGTTCACCGACCACCGCAACCTcgagtactggatgcaggcaaggacattcaaCCGGCAACATGCaagatggcgcatattcctgagtgATTTCAACTTCAAAATCCACTaccgcccaggaaaacagtcagggaaaccggATGCACTGTCCAGAAGGTCCAATTACGTAGATATACCAccggaaccagaagtcatgttaccagcagaggtctttgccaatacatcaGAGGAGGAAGTGGAGATTATCACAGAAATTTGTTCAAAACTCAGAGAAGATCCATCACTTGAACCCATCATTAAATTCCTGACCAAAGATGCCAATAACGCTCCCCCAACCATCCGCAAAGCCTATcaagattatgactgggaagaggacctcctatGGTACCATGGgaaactagttgtcccagactcagaacccATCAAGGAAAGACTAAtgagggaattccacgactcccCTTTGGCAGGCCACCCAGGGCAACAAAGGACACTAGAATTAGTTAGCAGAACCTACTGGTGGCCCGGAATGAAGTCctcagccaaggaatgggttgaatgctgcccggtatgccaagccaaccaacaaGCCCACGCCCCTGTTATTGCTCTGAAACCCCTGGAAGTCCCACCAttccccttccacaccatctcatATGACTTCATTACGGGGTTTCCCAAATCAAACAGGCACAACGCAATCCTAGTGgtcattgactccttttCAAAATTTGGACACTTTATCCCAAcctcaaagaaggtgacagCCAAGGGCCTGGCGGATCTATTTGTCAGCCACGTATGGAAGTTGCATGGGCTACCAATCAGGACCATCTTGGATAGAGGCACCAcgttcacaggaaaattccttAGGGCCCTCTATCAAAGATTAGGGATCAAGCCATTGTtttcctcagcctaccacccagagTCAGATGGTCAGACGGAGCgagtgaaccagttcatcaaATTCTACCTCCGTTCCTACGTGACCGCGGACCATTTGGACTGGTCCACGTGGTTGCCtttggcagaatatgcgtacaacaatgccaaacACGCGTCCACAGGGAAGACACCTTTTGAGCTGGTCTATGGAAAAAATCCGGTGATGAATCCCTCCAACGTGCCATCCAATGTGCCGGAGGCGGATCAGTTAGCAGACACCTTGGCCAacaaatggaaggaagccaaaTCCGCtctcagaatgagcaaggaaaaaATGGTCAGGGACAAAGGAACAATACCTACGTATTTGATTGGCGAGAAGGTCTGGCTAAATGGGAAGAATGTGGAACTAAGGACCAATTCCAATAAACTGGACCCAAAGAGATTAGGCCCTTTTGAAGTCTTAGAAAAGATTTCCAGTCACGCATATTGCCTAAAACTGCCGGAAACTCTGAagatccacaatgtattctacgtGGGGCTATTATCCAAGGTCCATGAATCTCCTAGCCAACCATTTCCAGAACGTCCCCCTCCAgaaacaatcaaaggggaagaagaatacgaggtggaacagatcattgactccaagaggcaacaaggaaagtggttctacttgataaagtggaagggctatggaccagaagataACTCGTGGGAGCCggaagaactcctggaacacagccaggaggaaattcaacgcttcaacaagtcacaactgaaaaaggcttgtgactccgccaagagcctttaa